In Deinococcus arcticus, a genomic segment contains:
- a CDS encoding winged helix-turn-helix domain-containing protein yields MSLAVFQPLEKLSGTEAPGKPPLVTPQIEPFLHEKLREDRFWTATLLCEAVAQQFQVTISPRTMTEHLHRLGYTWKRARYSPAKTLDPAVQREHAASIETLKKGHWTAKSA; encoded by the coding sequence GTGTCACTCGCGGTTTTTCAACCCCTAGAGAAACTGTCGGGTACTGAGGCCCCAGGCAAACCGCCGCTGGTCACACCTCAGATTGAGCCGTTTCTGCACGAGAAATTGCGCGAAGACCGTTTCTGGACGGCGACCCTGTTGTGTGAAGCCGTCGCGCAGCAGTTTCAGGTGACGATCAGTCCTCGGACGATGACCGAACATCTGCACCGCCTGGGCTACACCTGGAAGCGGGCGAGGTACTCGCCCGCCAAAACACTCGACCCAGCCGTGCAACGTGAACACGCCGCGTCGATTGAGACGCTGAAAAAGGGGCACTGGACGGCAAAATCCGCCTGA